One window of Quercus robur chromosome 12, dhQueRobu3.1, whole genome shotgun sequence genomic DNA carries:
- the LOC126708672 gene encoding chaperone protein dnaJ 13 yields the protein MKEEDSGPPNRELYALLNISPEASDEEIRKAYRQWAQVYHPDKYQELHMKDIATENFQRICEAYEILSDVNKRQIYDIYGMEGLTSGLELGPKLNKVEELKEELERLRKMKEQEKISAHFRPSGTILANMSLPHLLKGDGIMRGMAMTSEVQSQISKNNAIAIGGNLAVNGNSGGGAASAVFRRQISPAASVEFMAAAGLRALVGVQTSRQLSSHSTATMALAVSLRDGSLNLSNSWTRQLTETANGNIQLAVGPESSIAVGWQKKEEKMSAAGEVKFGTSSFLASAHYTHRFSSKSHGRIVGKVGSTTLELEVGGGRKISNFSTVRMLYSIGIQGIFWKFELHRGGQKLIIPILLSRHFNPVFATGAFVLPTSLYFVLKKFVFKPYYLKREKQKALENVEKTSAKVQEARAAAEKAQKLLQNVANRKRNRQLETNGLIITRALYGNRTALSRNDESRETQQELTSQVLDVTLPLNFLVSESGQLKLHEGVKKSGIMGFCDPCPGEPKQLHVEYTYRGGRYQVVVDDYEELLIPQESHVI from the exons ATGAAGGAAGAAGACTCGGGCCCACCCAATAGAGAACTGTACGCACTGCTCAACATATCACCGGAGGCCTCCGACGAAGAAATCCGGAAAGCCTATCGCCAATGGGCCCAAGTATATCACCCCGACAAATACCAAGAACTCCAT aTGAAAGACATCGCTACAGAGAACTTTCAACGTATATGTGAAGCATATGAAATTTTATCAGACGTAAATAAAAGGCAAATATATGACATTTATGGCATGGAAGGGTTGACTTCTGGTTTGGAGCTTGGTCCAAAGCTGAATAAAGTAGAAGAGCTAAAGGAAGAACTTGAAAGGTTACGGAAAATGAAGGAACAAGAAAAGATCTCAGCACATTTCCGACCTTCTGGTACAATACTGGCAAATATGTCTTTGCCACACCTTCTAAAAGGTGATGGCATCATGCGAGG AATGGCTATGACAAGTGAAGTTCAGTCTCAAATATCAAAAAACAATGCAATTGCAATTGGTGGAAATTTGGCAGTAAATGGGAATTCTGGGGGTGGAGCTGCTAGTGCTGTGTTCAGGCGTCAAATATCTCCCGCTGCTTCTGTAGAATTTATGGCTGCAGCTGGTTTACGGGCACTAGTTGGGGTGCAAACGTCTCG TCAGCTGTCGTCACACTCAACTGCAACAATGGCCCTTGCTGTTTCTTTGAGAGATGGTTCCTTGAATCTTTCCAATTCCTGGACCCGCCAACTTACTGAAACAGCAAATGGAAAT ATACAGCTTGCAGTAGGTCCAGAATCATCTATTGCAGTTGGATggcaaaagaaagaagagaaaatgtcTGCAGCTGGAGAAGTGAAG TTTGGCACAAGTTCATTTTTGGCATCAGCTCATTACACTCATCGGTTTTCCTCAAAATCTCATGGCCGTATTGTGGGCAAAGTTGGAAG CACCACTCTTGAGCTTGAAGTTGGCGGTGGGAGGAAAATATCTAATTTCAGTACTGTCCGCATGTTATATTCAATTGGAATTCAG GGtatattttggaaatttgaatTGCATCGTGGCGGCCAAAAGTTAATTATTCCT ATTCTACTCTCTAGGCATTTCAATCCTGTGTTTGCAACTGGAGCATTCGTACTTCCAACATCACTTTACTTTGTACTCAAG AAATTCGTTTTTAAACCTTATTACCTTAAAAGGGAAAAACAGAAGGCTTTAGAGAATGTAGAAAAAACTTCTGCCAAG GTTCAAGAGGCAAGAGCAGCAGCGGAGAAAGCTCAGAAGTTACTACAGAATGTGGCCAATAGGAAAAGAAATAGGCAATTAGAAACAAACGGATTGATTATTACTAGAGCATTGTATGGAAATCGTACTGCTTTGAGTAGAAATGATGAATCAAGGGAAACACAACAGGAATTGACTTCACAAGTCTTGGATGTTACACTTCCTCTAAATTTCCTTGTTAGTGAGTCCGGACAACTCAAG CTGCATGAGGGTGTGAAGAAGTCAGGCATCATGGGCTTTTGTGATCCATGTCCTGGAGAACCTAAGCAGCTGCATGTGGAGTACACCTACAGAGGCGGGAGATATCAG GTGGTCGTTGATGATTATGAAGAGCTGCTAATACCCCAGGAATCacatgtaatctaa
- the LOC126709416 gene encoding protein arginine N-methyltransferase 1.6: MASLIPTTLSLHSRLTRLTLTLTQTPRPLLHFKATRAMSSESTQRAFQLRLDPLTGNSEWIVIEEQEQEQEEQISNNSQKPLLATTSYLDMLNDSPRNKAFRQAIDKTVTQPCHVIDIGAGTGLLSMMAARAMCNGDSSTTCRSSSTEGMVTACESYLPMVKLMRKVARLNGMERKIKVFNKRSDELQVGVDIPSRADILVSEILDSELLGEGLIPSLQHAHDKLLVENPQTVPYRATTYGQLVESKFLWKLHDLHNNEADTGDGIHLVPSGLDSILHVKSQQYAMHCDAIKEEIKLLSEPFKIFEFDFWKRPDSHREIELHIKATNDGRVNAVVSWWILQLDSEGTIFYSTAPGWISSAMNTSAGHWCDHWKQCVWFVPGKGMSVSKDEEVYLHAVHTETSILYNLKTDVPRKSGFDTGDPQLILSPERIAIYGDREWRQSMFQALRNAFQERVNSLCIVADDSVFLTLLVAHLSKTSHVISLFPGLRDKGAQYLQAVADANGFSMDHVEVLEKRKTCLTMHDTHQKKVDLLIGEPFYYGNEGMLPWQNLRFWKERTLLDSVLSKDVLVMPCKGLLKACAMSLPDLWKSRRCLSNIEGFDHSVVNTTLGACGELPAPEEGPCLPFYIWQCGEIKELSEIFTVMEFDFSKPIKPCYGKAQVEFTEPGICHGFALWIDWVMDSDNSIVLSTGPDKRYWKQGVKLLANPVAVGIHESRMTVEHISTVIEASFDPSDGELIIRNNFI; the protein is encoded by the exons ATGGCTTCTCTAATCCCCACAACACTCTCTCTTCACTCCCGGCTAACCCGTTTGACACTGACTCTAACACAAACACCTCGACCACTCCTTCACTTCAAGGCCACCCGAGCCATGAGCTCCGAGTCAACTCAACGCGCCTTCCAGCTAAGACTCGACCCTCTCACCGGCAACTCAGAATGGATCGTCATcgaagaacaagaacaagaacaagaagaacaaATTTCAAACAATTCCCAGAAACCCCTTTTGGCTACGACGTCGTATTTAGACATGCTCAACGACTCTCCTCGTAACAAAGCCTTCCGCCAAGCCATCGATAAAACCGTTACCCAACCCTGCCACGTCATCGACAtcgg CGCTGGGACTGGGTTGCTGTCAATGATGGCTGCAAGGGCAATGTGCAATGGGGACTCATCAACGACATGTCGTAGTAGCAGTACTGAGGGAATGGTAACGGCGTGTGAGTCTTACTTGCCAATGGTGAAGTTGATGCGCAAAGTAGCGAGGCTCAATGGCATGGAAAGAAAGATTAAAGTTTTCAACAAGCGCTCTGATGAGCTCCAAGTTGGCGTTGATATTCCTTCACGTGCAGATATTCTT GTTAGTGAGATACTGGACTCAGAATTACTGGGCGAAGGGCTAATACCATCTCTACAACATGCACATGACAAGCTGTTGGTGGAAAATCCACAAACAGTGCCATACAGAGCAACTACCTATGGCCAG TTGGTTGAAAGCAAATTTTTGTGGAAGCTACATGATTTACATAATAATGAAGCAGACACAGGGGATGGCATTCATCTTGTTCCAAGTGGGTTGGATAGTATTTTACATGTCAAATCCCAACAATATGCCATGCATTGTGAtgcaataaaagaagaaataaagctg CTGTCAGAACccttcaaaatttttgaatttgatttttggaAACGGCCAGACAGTCATCGAGAAATTGAGCTGCACATAAAGGCGACTAATGACGGTAGAGTTAATGCTGTAGTTTCATG GTGGATACTTCAGCTTGATAGTGAAGGGACTATCTTTTATTCTACTGCTCCTGGATGGATAAGTTCAGCAATGAACACAA GTGCTGGACATTGGTGTGACCATTGGAAACAGTGTGTTTGGTTTGTTCCAGGAAAAGGTATGTCCGTCTCCAAGGATGAAGAGGTTTATTTACATGCTGTTCATACTGAAACTAGCATCCTTTATAATCTCAAGACCGATGTCCCAAGAAAAAGTGGCTTTGACACTGGGGATCCACAGCTCATACTATCACCAGAAAGAATAGCAATTTATGGAGACAGAGAATGGAGACAATCCATGTTTCAAGCCTTAAGAAATGCT TTTCAGGAAAGAGTTAATTCACTATGCATTGTTGCGGATGATAGTGTTTTCTTAACCCTTCTTGTTGCACATCTTTCAAAAACATCACATGTAATATCATTGTTTCCGGGGCTGAGGGACAAGGGCGCCCAATATTTGCAAGCTGTTGCTGATGCAAACGGTTTTTCAATGGATCATGTTGAAGTTCTTGAAAAGAGGAAAACATGTTTAACGATGCATGATACACATCAGAAAAAG GTTGATCTATTGATCGGAGAACCATTCTATTATGGAAATGAGGGCATGCTTCCATGGCAGAATCTGCGGTTTTG GAAGGAACGGACTTTGCTTGATTCTGTCCTCTCCAAAGATGTACTGGTAATGCCTTGTAAAGGACTACTGAAGGCTTGTGCAATGTCTCTCCCT GATTTATGGAAGAGTCGTCGTTGCTTGAGTAATATTGAAGGTTTTGACCATTCAGTTGTAAATACTACCTTAGGGGCATGCGGTGAATTGCCTGCACCAGAAGAGGGTCCCTGTTTGCCTTTTTATATCTGGCAGTGTGGGGAAATTAAG GAACTCAGTGAGATATTTACCGTCATGgagtttgatttttcaaaacCAATAAAACCATGTTATGGAAAAGCCCAG GTTGAATTCACTGAGCCTGGAATTTGTCATGGCTTTGCACTATGGATTGATTGGGTGATGGATTCAGATAATTCCATTGTGTTATCTACAGGGCCAG ATAAGAGATATTGGAAGCAAGGAGTAAAGCTTCTGGCGAACCCTGTTGCAGTTGGAATCCATGAATCAAGAATGACGGTGGAACATATTTCTACAGTAATTGAAGCATCTTTTGACCCGTCCGATGGTGAACTCATCATCAGAAACAACTTCATATAA